From Cellulophaga lytica DSM 7489, a single genomic window includes:
- a CDS encoding WG repeat-containing protein has product MKKILYIITALLAIVSCNKTQPKNNTELNEFISALDNKPLEEIKEEVNSNIKQFESMAKLFSGSFSNDIKTIDKEDEKYEEPFKVDTTGVHKALNQFKNVTFSQTYSDYKSDLQFVGTNNDNKNPIKLGQGVTQTFTPKKIYYHNGEVRTDSIEDYGLDFHFTEKWGKAKAIDSVDITFKVDYIKDYDVVEISSDNPTVQYKGGEINFVKAEGNYIYFTLSDTIASPIKVQGHNEEGKVLDRSGYSNNGVAPDEQEDILTEMLGYFKKLQKKLNDDDFKDTAELQEYLKDNLSSIDFFNDNDGIFHKQYYYYGTVKSVKLFFKKNTKTEETTFTAYNYQPIKENDALVAMQTENAIVFIDSNGEPKITIQGVGGLENIGGNFYEDYNHFYHLNKAEEKLDTLLVYSVEAFSNGLVGILPEQESDNYTLVTQDNKPIGSKLYWQVKEVGNLLFGITYDNKYYLLDENANATLLPGIHKIYNNLADDRIMVSNTNSKIGFINSKGKLVIPFKYTDAKDFEDGITAVELNGTYKLIDTNGKVLVDTKEDDFDFLKEDENKKRIYSFNYGRVKYNYKGELIEE; this is encoded by the coding sequence ATGAAAAAAATACTATATATAATTACGGCACTTTTAGCTATTGTTAGTTGTAACAAAACTCAACCAAAAAACAATACCGAGTTAAATGAGTTTATATCTGCTTTAGACAATAAACCCTTAGAGGAAATTAAAGAAGAAGTAAACTCCAATATTAAACAATTTGAGTCTATGGCTAAATTATTTAGTGGCTCTTTTTCTAATGATATTAAAACAATTGACAAAGAAGACGAAAAGTATGAAGAACCTTTTAAAGTAGATACTACAGGGGTACACAAAGCTCTTAATCAGTTTAAAAATGTGACGTTTTCACAAACGTATAGCGATTATAAAAGTGATTTGCAATTTGTAGGTACTAATAATGATAATAAAAACCCTATAAAGCTTGGCCAAGGTGTTACACAAACATTCACCCCTAAAAAAATATATTACCATAATGGCGAGGTTCGTACAGATAGTATTGAAGATTATGGGTTAGATTTTCATTTTACTGAAAAATGGGGAAAAGCTAAAGCTATTGACAGCGTAGATATTACATTTAAAGTAGATTATATTAAAGATTATGATGTAGTTGAAATTTCATCAGACAACCCAACAGTACAATATAAAGGCGGAGAAATTAACTTTGTAAAAGCAGAAGGCAATTATATTTATTTTACATTGAGTGATACAATTGCTTCTCCTATAAAAGTACAAGGCCATAATGAAGAAGGTAAAGTCTTAGACCGCAGCGGCTACTCTAACAACGGTGTAGCTCCTGACGAACAAGAAGATATACTTACAGAAATGTTAGGGTACTTTAAAAAACTACAAAAAAAATTAAATGATGATGATTTTAAAGATACTGCAGAATTACAAGAGTATTTAAAAGACAACCTATCTAGTATAGATTTTTTTAACGATAATGATGGTATTTTTCATAAGCAATATTACTACTATGGTACTGTAAAAAGCGTAAAGTTATTTTTTAAAAAAAATACAAAAACCGAGGAAACAACATTTACAGCATACAACTACCAACCAATTAAAGAAAATGATGCACTAGTTGCGATGCAAACAGAGAATGCAATTGTATTTATAGACAGTAATGGAGAACCAAAAATAACAATACAAGGGGTTGGAGGTTTAGAAAATATAGGAGGTAATTTTTATGAAGATTACAATCACTTTTATCACTTAAATAAAGCTGAAGAAAAATTAGACACGCTTTTAGTTTACAGTGTAGAGGCTTTTAGTAACGGCCTTGTTGGTATACTACCAGAACAAGAAAGTGATAATTATACGCTTGTTACACAAGATAACAAACCAATAGGATCTAAATTATACTGGCAAGTTAAAGAAGTTGGCAATTTGTTATTTGGGATTACTTATGACAACAAATACTACCTATTAGATGAAAATGCTAACGCCACCCTACTACCTGGCATACATAAAATATATAATAACTTAGCTGATGACAGAATTATGGTTAGTAACACCAACTCTAAAATAGGGTTTATTAATAGTAAGGGCAAATTAGTTATTCCTTTTAAATATACTGATGCTAAAGACTTTGAAGATGGTATTACTGCGGTAGAATTAAATGGTACTTATAAGCTTATTGATACAAATGGAAAAGTATTAGTAGACACTAAAGAAGATGATTTTGACTTTTTAAAAGAAGACGAAAACAAAAAAAGAATTTACAGCTTTAATTATGGTAGAGTAAAGTACAACTACAAAGGGGAATTAATAGAAGAATAA
- a CDS encoding DUF3592 domain-containing protein encodes MKAINIVKYVFTIIGIGMLLGAFFAFQSTNSFLQNATETQGIVIQMLESSSSSSSDNSITYKPVVEFTDKNGEQFQFTSTVSSNPPSYSVNEKVDVIYSPDAPNKAKIKGFFSLWGLSTILGGMGLVFALIGFGIIISGIKKKKMHNHLKLHGTKVESDFQNVTLNTSIAVNGKNPFVVVSQWLNPKTSELHIFTSDNIWFDPTDFIKTEKINVLIDRDNPKKYVVDLSFLPKVAE; translated from the coding sequence ATGAAAGCAATAAACATTGTTAAGTATGTATTTACAATAATAGGTATTGGTATGCTTTTAGGAGCATTTTTTGCGTTCCAAAGTACCAACAGTTTTTTACAAAATGCTACAGAAACACAAGGCATAGTAATACAAATGCTAGAGTCTAGTTCTAGTAGTTCTTCAGACAATTCTATAACATACAAACCTGTAGTAGAATTTACAGATAAAAATGGAGAACAGTTTCAGTTTACGTCTACTGTAAGCAGCAACCCTCCTAGTTACAGTGTTAATGAAAAAGTAGATGTAATTTACAGTCCAGATGCCCCCAACAAAGCTAAAATAAAAGGATTTTTCTCTCTTTGGGGTTTAAGCACTATACTTGGCGGTATGGGTTTAGTTTTTGCATTAATTGGTTTTGGTATTATAATATCTGGCATTAAGAAAAAGAAAATGCACAACCACCTAAAACTACACGGTACTAAAGTAGAGTCAGATTTTCAGAATGTAACTTTAAATACTTCTATTGCTGTTAATGGTAAAAACCCTTTTGTTGTGGTATCACAATGGTTAAACCCTAAAACATCTGAACTTCATATTTTTACTAGTGATAATATTTGGTTTGACCCTACAGACTTTATTAAAACAGAAAAAATAAATGTTTTAATAGACCGCGATAATCCTAAAAAGTATGTAGTAGACTTATCATTTTTACCAAAAGTAGCTGAGTAA
- a CDS encoding DUF4259 domain-containing protein gives MAAWGYGVFDDDTAYDFIDEIITGTKTFFKS, from the coding sequence ATGGCAGCTTGGGGCTATGGAGTATTTGATGACGATACTGCATATGATTTTATCGATGAAATAATAACAGGTACGAAAACATTTTTCAAATCTTGA
- a CDS encoding DUF2750 domain-containing protein, producing MSQSASQAAIFYRDVESSKKVWTIKDSGGFPAPKNRDGIRAMPFWSSKSRAEIIIKTVKAYKGFEPVELDLNTFYNYWLKILKSHKQLVGINWSGKKAVGYDIPPEHIINWIDKIRDTKNI from the coding sequence ATGTCACAATCTGCATCACAAGCCGCAATATTTTATAGAGATGTTGAGTCATCTAAAAAAGTATGGACTATAAAAGATAGCGGAGGTTTTCCTGCGCCAAAAAACAGAGACGGTATTAGAGCTATGCCATTTTGGTCTAGCAAATCTAGAGCAGAAATAATTATTAAAACAGTTAAGGCTTATAAAGGTTTTGAGCCCGTAGAGCTAGATTTAAATACGTTTTACAATTACTGGTTAAAAATATTAAAATCTCATAAACAACTAGTAGGCATAAATTGGAGCGGAAAAAAAGCTGTTGGTTATGACATACCGCCAGAACACATAATAAATTGGATTGATAAGATTAGAGATACTAAAAACATTTAA
- a CDS encoding DUF1275 family protein: MGLQNSFVTKISNAVVRTTHLTGLFTDLGIELSQLFFSKSYPHQNKRNY, encoded by the coding sequence ATGGGACTTCAAAACTCATTTGTAACTAAAATTTCTAACGCTGTTGTAAGAACTACTCACCTTACAGGCTTATTCACCGATTTAGGAATTGAATTGTCTCAATTGTTTTTTTCTAAATCATATCCGCATCAGAATAAAAGAAACTATTAA
- a CDS encoding leucine-rich repeat domain-containing protein, with protein sequence MKALIVGKDQIADTYYPIIAELDEEQTFKEYGDKILETNNIFISTLAIDFPSGTSLKRRKEIDEQWKEKLPQLSHIKRLNLRHKVDQDYFDVICKMKNLEVLNIWSSTVTDIGSIKKLTKLKALYLSNFSRLEDVSPLIELKSLESLSILASFKVANYELIGKMKWLKSLELGGDTFAPKNLILHSLEPFTNLNELIELDMSCASIRDKNYKPILELKKLKRLDAHWRMKNQERELLQSEHPSLQSGFFVAYDFVKNEFKNGIEWWIEK encoded by the coding sequence ATGAAGGCACTAATTGTTGGAAAAGACCAGATAGCTGACACCTATTATCCTATCATAGCGGAATTGGATGAAGAGCAAACTTTTAAGGAGTACGGAGATAAAATCTTGGAAACAAACAACATTTTTATCTCCACTTTGGCTATTGATTTTCCTTCAGGCACTTCTTTAAAAAGAAGAAAGGAAATTGATGAACAATGGAAAGAAAAACTACCGCAACTTAGCCATATAAAAAGACTAAACCTTAGACATAAAGTAGACCAAGACTACTTTGATGTTATATGCAAAATGAAGAATTTAGAAGTTTTAAACATTTGGTCTTCTACCGTTACAGACATCGGATCAATTAAAAAATTAACGAAACTGAAAGCCTTGTATCTAAGTAATTTTTCAAGACTAGAAGATGTTTCACCATTAATTGAATTAAAATCATTAGAGAGTCTTTCAATTCTCGCGTCTTTTAAAGTTGCTAATTATGAATTAATTGGAAAAATGAAATGGTTAAAATCCTTGGAGCTTGGCGGGGACACATTTGCTCCAAAAAATTTAATACTACATAGTCTTGAACCTTTTACAAACTTAAATGAATTAATTGAACTTGATATGTCCTGTGCATCAATAAGAGACAAAAATTACAAACCAATTTTAGAACTCAAAAAACTAAAAAGACTTGATGCACACTGGAGAATGAAAAACCAGGAAAGGGAACTCCTGCAAAGTGAGCATCCATCACTACAATCTGGGTTCTTTGTTGCTTACGATTTTGTTAAAAATGAATTTAAAAATGGAATTGAATGGTGGATAGAAAAATAA
- a CDS encoding DoxX family protein, translated as MKPLIVLLSSFTIILLVIKIIYNKYDFALSANIAMSVMLLFTALGHFAFTKGMSLMIPKYIPYKETFVYLTGVFEVILAISLLIPRYKYISGWILIIFLLLMLPANIYASLNKVNYQKGTFDGNGISYLWFRVPLQFLFIIWTYISTVKYN; from the coding sequence ATGAAGCCTTTAATTGTACTTTTATCTAGTTTTACAATAATTTTGTTGGTTATAAAAATTATATATAATAAATATGATTTTGCATTATCAGCTAACATAGCAATGTCTGTAATGTTACTATTTACTGCTCTTGGGCATTTTGCATTTACCAAAGGAATGTCTTTAATGATACCCAAATATATTCCCTATAAAGAAACATTTGTTTATTTAACAGGAGTATTTGAAGTTATACTGGCCATAAGCCTTCTTATTCCCCGATATAAATATATTTCTGGATGGATATTAATTATTTTTCTTTTGTTAATGTTGCCTGCTAATATTTACGCTTCTTTAAACAAGGTAAACTATCAAAAAGGAACATTTGATGGAAATGGTATTAGTTATTTATGGTTTAGAGTTCCATTACAATTTTTATTTATCATCTGGACCTATATTAGCACTGTTAAATACAATTAA
- a CDS encoding DUF4253 domain-containing protein gives MKKATTEDFFRFEISEPGYVINKNGTESKTGIEQLNGISFKISENRAYQIILENKAILKSKGYQLFLSESGYQSPSTVSVIKSTDKFDILRVQKTDGINFDIDNNDVIEKLKVWDKNYGIEILGADYDWVALTFNNNINDAAFAAEVYDFCPDSVDQGVGELSELERIIRDEKQLFLWWD, from the coding sequence TTGAAAAAAGCAACTACTGAAGATTTTTTTCGGTTTGAAATATCTGAACCTGGTTATGTTATAAACAAAAATGGAACAGAAAGCAAAACTGGAATTGAACAGTTAAACGGAATTTCATTTAAAATATCAGAAAATAGAGCGTACCAAATTATACTAGAAAATAAAGCAATATTAAAAAGCAAAGGGTATCAACTGTTTTTATCAGAAAGCGGATATCAAAGTCCTTCAACTGTATCTGTAATTAAATCTACAGACAAATTTGATATTCTTAGAGTTCAGAAAACAGATGGAATTAACTTTGATATAGATAACAATGATGTTATAGAAAAACTTAAGGTTTGGGACAAGAATTATGGCATTGAAATATTAGGAGCCGATTATGATTGGGTTGCTTTAACTTTTAATAATAACATTAATGATGCTGCCTTTGCTGCAGAAGTTTATGATTTTTGTCCGGATTCTGTAGACCAAGGAGTTGGGGAATTAAGTGAACTTGAAAGAATAATTAGGGATGAAAAACAACTTTTTTTGTGGTGGGATTAA